In one Dermacentor variabilis isolate Ectoservices chromosome 4, ASM5094787v1, whole genome shotgun sequence genomic region, the following are encoded:
- the LOC142579315 gene encoding uncharacterized protein LOC142579315: MARLLSPPGWALSVCLVAATTLVAPSLQSQIIIIRRTEEAADDGWINGVQRGRHLPPPPLPRPPPSWSPAGWNNHGFVAARRVHQPWHVGPTLVGAGGGIPGGGGWKPLWIPLDGRHGWRPQWPPKVPSSTPTPSSPTPSPPPPPPPPPPPEEPKPTAESNQQEPPARQVVSTESPKASPSDTGKVKEP, from the exons ATGGCCCGTCTCCTGTCGCCACCCGGCTGGG CGCTCTCCGTGTGCCTGGTGGCGGCGACGACCCTGGTGGCTCCTTCACTTCAGTCGCAGATCATCATTATCCGGCGCACCGAGGAGGCGGCCGACGACGGCTGGATCAACGGTGTCCAGCGAGGACGgcatctgccgccgccgccgctgcctagGCCGCCGCCGTCGTGGTCGCCAGCCGGTTGGAACAACCACGGCTTCGTGGCGGCCCGCCGGGTGCACCAGCCTTGGCACGTGGGGCCCACGTTGGTGGGTGCGGGCGGCGGCATCCCCGGAGGAGGAGGCTGGAAGCCTCTGTGGATCCCGCTGGACGGCAGGCACGGCTGGAGGCCTCAGTGGCCTCCGAAGGTGCCGTCGTCTACACCGACTCCATCTTCGCCTACGCCCTCACCGCCACCACCTCCTCCACCACCTCCGCCACCGGAAGAACCCAAGCCCACGGCAGAGTCCAACCAACAGGAACCGCCAGCCAGGCAGGTCGTGTCCACTGAGAGCCCCAAGGCCTCTCCTAGCGATACCGGAAAAGTCAAGGAACCATAG